The following coding sequences are from one Halobacteria archaeon AArc-dxtr1 window:
- a CDS encoding MarR family transcriptional regulator, which yields MSIDRDTFENTSEEELADLSGPDQVLGFLAAHHDQAFKAHEVASRIGIDEGAVSTALSRLKNRGLVEHKATYWAITDDTERLEGYSGYERATILFNDQLGAENKESWRERAPDAPHPSVENEQ from the coding sequence ATGTCCATCGATCGAGACACCTTCGAAAACACGAGCGAGGAAGAACTCGCGGATCTTTCGGGGCCGGATCAAGTCCTCGGATTTCTGGCTGCTCACCACGACCAGGCGTTTAAGGCCCACGAGGTGGCTTCGCGGATCGGTATCGACGAGGGCGCGGTTAGCACTGCCCTCTCGCGGTTGAAGAACCGTGGGCTGGTTGAGCACAAAGCAACGTACTGGGCGATAACCGACGATACGGAGCGACTTGAGGGGTACAGCGGCTACGAGCGGGCGACCATCCTGTTCAACGACCAACTTGGAGCGGAGAACAAAGAGTCCTGGCGTGAACGCGCCCCTGACGCGCCACATCCGAGCGTGGAGAACGAACAGTGA
- a CDS encoding DUF4330 domain-containing protein, whose protein sequence is MELIDDEGNLFGVVNVIDAIAVVLLLVVVVAGVAAVGVLSGDDGETGTQYATIELGEQPAYVVSQLEAGDEMSPDGFDDNLTVTDVYATPSASGDGDTRLTIRAELQGTVLDVGESDDPIFEFGGDRLRSGDGLELDTAEYSASGQISSLDAEGETLNTEPEEVLLEGTMSATAANELAVGDTFEEGPHTVATVENIDTYAIGDEQYRVHLGIELDGLREGGSLTFAGQPLRLGTDLSLTSDAYTFDGEVIQRGATEIDSEPETRYGTLDLGEQPEYVIDELDTGDTMAVGDDTVTITDVHVSPASGDSGYVAVRTELAGQLVERPDRSDPVYWFGGDRLRGGDELTLDTAEYSATGALSGLDAEDETLNTEPEDVLLEGTMSATAANELAVGDTFEEGPHTVATVENIDTYAIGDEQYRVHLGIELDGLRAGGSLTVGGEPLRLGTDLSLTSDAYTFDGEVIQRGATEIDSEPETRYGTVDLGEQPEYVIDQIDAGDTMAVGDDTVTITDVHVSPSARDAGHVVVRTEFAGQLVERPDRSDPIYWFGGEHLRTGDDLELDLGEYTAGGEVTSLDDDTDTLAETETQTLLEATVSDRVVDEIEAGDTFELGEHTVATVETVQTYPIGGDEYRVHLGVSLDALERGSTTLFAGEAITVDRTLRLSTDTYDLDADVIRTGAMEPRGEAATTTVDLKLENIDPDVADGLEAGLTEVERGETLATLESVESEAAEVVLESDDGDIHLREHPTNKDVRLTASLETIETDSGLAFHGESLREDETIVLDFGTKQIEPTVVEIDPGE, encoded by the coding sequence ATGGAACTGATCGACGACGAGGGGAACCTCTTCGGCGTCGTCAACGTAATCGACGCCATCGCAGTCGTGTTGTTGCTCGTCGTTGTCGTCGCCGGCGTCGCAGCCGTCGGCGTCCTCTCCGGTGACGACGGCGAAACAGGGACGCAGTACGCGACGATCGAACTCGGCGAGCAACCCGCGTACGTCGTCTCCCAGCTCGAGGCGGGTGACGAGATGTCGCCCGACGGGTTCGACGACAACCTCACCGTGACCGACGTCTACGCGACGCCGAGTGCGTCGGGTGATGGCGATACCCGGCTGACGATTCGGGCGGAACTGCAGGGCACGGTCCTCGACGTCGGCGAGAGCGACGATCCGATCTTCGAGTTCGGCGGCGACCGCCTCCGCAGCGGCGACGGGCTCGAGCTCGACACGGCCGAGTACAGCGCGAGCGGCCAGATTTCCAGCCTCGACGCCGAGGGCGAGACGCTGAACACCGAACCCGAGGAGGTGCTCCTTGAGGGGACGATGTCGGCGACCGCCGCCAACGAACTCGCCGTCGGCGATACGTTCGAGGAAGGCCCCCACACGGTCGCGACCGTTGAAAACATCGACACGTACGCCATCGGCGACGAACAGTACCGCGTCCATCTCGGTATCGAACTCGACGGGCTGCGCGAGGGCGGCTCGCTCACCTTCGCTGGCCAGCCGTTGCGCCTGGGCACCGATCTGTCGTTGACCAGTGACGCGTACACGTTCGATGGCGAGGTTATCCAGCGTGGCGCCACCGAGATTGACAGCGAACCCGAGACCCGGTATGGCACCCTCGATCTCGGCGAGCAGCCCGAGTACGTCATCGACGAACTCGACACGGGCGACACGATGGCCGTCGGCGACGATACGGTCACCATTACCGACGTCCACGTCTCGCCGGCGTCGGGTGACAGCGGGTACGTCGCCGTCCGCACGGAGCTCGCAGGCCAGCTGGTCGAGCGCCCCGATCGCAGCGATCCCGTCTACTGGTTCGGCGGTGACCGCCTCCGCGGTGGCGACGAACTCACGCTCGATACGGCAGAGTACAGCGCGACCGGGGCGCTCTCGGGTCTCGACGCCGAGGACGAGACGCTGAACACCGAACCCGAAGACGTGCTGCTTGAGGGGACGATGTCGGCGACCGCCGCCAACGAACTCGCCGTCGGCGATACGTTCGAGGAAGGCCCCCACACGGTCGCGACCGTCGAAAATATCGACACGTACGCCATCGGCGACGAACAGTACCGCGTCCATCTCGGCATCGAACTCGACGGGCTGCGCGCGGGCGGCTCGCTCACCGTTGGCGGAGAGCCGTTGCGCCTGGGCACCGATCTGTCGTTGACCAGTGACGCGTACACGTTCGATGGCGAGGTTATCCAGCGTGGCGCCACCGAGATTGACAGCGAACCCGAGACCCGCTACGGCACGGTCGATCTTGGCGAACAGCCCGAGTACGTCATCGATCAGATCGATGCAGGCGATACGATGGCCGTCGGCGACGATACGGTCACCATTACCGACGTCCACGTCTCGCCGTCCGCCCGAGACGCGGGCCACGTCGTCGTCCGCACAGAGTTCGCGGGCCAGCTGGTCGAACGCCCCGACCGAAGCGATCCCATCTACTGGTTCGGCGGCGAGCACCTCCGCACTGGCGACGACCTTGAGCTCGACCTTGGTGAGTATACGGCCGGTGGCGAGGTCACGAGCCTTGACGACGACACCGACACGCTCGCCGAGACAGAGACACAGACGCTGCTCGAGGCGACGGTCTCCGACCGAGTCGTCGACGAGATCGAAGCCGGCGATACGTTCGAACTCGGCGAGCATACGGTCGCGACCGTCGAGACGGTCCAGACGTATCCGATCGGGGGTGACGAGTACCGCGTCCACCTCGGCGTCTCTCTCGACGCCCTTGAGCGCGGGTCGACGACGCTGTTTGCCGGCGAGGCGATCACCGTCGACCGGACGCTGCGTCTGAGCACCGATACGTACGATCTCGACGCCGACGTGATCCGGACCGGTGCGATGGAGCCCCGCGGTGAGGCGGCGACGACGACGGTCGATCTCAAACTCGAGAATATCGATCCGGACGTCGCCGACGGGCTCGAAGCCGGGCTCACGGAGGTCGAACGCGGAGAGACGCTTGCGACGCTCGAGTCGGTCGAGAGCGAGGCCGCCGAGGTCGTCCTCGAGAGCGACGACGGCGATATCCACCTGCGCGAGCATCCCACGAACAAGGACGTCCGGCTGACGGCGTCGCTCGAAACGATCGAGACCGACTCCGGGCTCGCGTTCCACGGCGAATCACTCCGCGAAGACGAGACGATCGTCCTCGACTTCGGGACGAAACAGATCGAGCCGACCGTCGTCGAGATCGACCCCGGTGAGTGA
- a CDS encoding type II toxin-antitoxin system PemK/MazF family toxin codes for MTDEEAIPLFERGDVVYGDDPFKGPEAARPWLVLSNNEGHPFHGDQYIALTLTSKSWMDGLIEISEEQWLRGGTPNQSRIVPWGVQSIDHEDIDFWQGRLDSDLIDEAVAVLVETLQ; via the coding sequence GTGACCGACGAGGAGGCCATCCCGCTCTTTGAGCGAGGTGATGTCGTCTACGGTGACGACCCGTTCAAAGGCCCGGAAGCTGCGCGGCCGTGGCTCGTTCTCTCGAACAACGAGGGACATCCATTTCACGGTGACCAATATATCGCGCTGACGCTAACGTCGAAATCGTGGATGGACGGTCTCATCGAGATTTCCGAGGAGCAGTGGCTTCGTGGTGGGACGCCGAACCAGAGTCGGATCGTCCCGTGGGGCGTTCAATCGATCGATCACGAGGACATCGATTTCTGGCAGGGTCGGCTTGACAGCGACCTCATTGACGAGGCGGTTGCTGTGCTCGTCGAAACACTCCAGTAG